gttataattttttaataatttttcatatttaatttatttcttttaattataattaaaatgaaactaaaaattttattcaataaaccTTTTAAAGAATAATTCTACATAGATTAAaagtttttatcaaaattaattaaaatagatagctaaaattaaaataaatataaaaaaattaattttattgtttaaaattttaaaattaaaatataaatataaaaaatagtaaacgtttaaatttttttattccgTAAACTAAAACTATTAATAATGTCAGTATATTTTTTAACCATCATTCAAGTTTTAAAACAAACAGTTAAAATAGCTTTATGTGGGAtcatttcaattttataattttataatacaaaattaaaatataaaataatatatttttaactaatGAGATATAATTTAACGATATTAGAgctctaatttttaatataaaaaaatcgagcattaatctaataataaaactatatttgtcacatttataaataattctttaattacGGAAAAGAATAATCAAAGAaactaaaatgtaatttatttttttgtcatcatggaaaaaaaattattttacattattctaaattgttataaataaataaagaaattaggATGGCAGCTCCATCAATTTATCAATCACTTTATTGTTTGAACTGAGCTTTTCATCCACTTGAAACATCAAATGCTAAATCTTCGTCTCCATCTTGATTATGAACTCTGTACTCCCTCTTGGCTCTTGCTACCAACctaagatatttttttaaaacctaATTTATCATAAACCCAATAGAGATTGAAAAGTGTTTCTCGAGCATATCCTCACTTAGTCTAAATATATTCCTCATGCTCTctaaaaataacataatattataattaaaccaCATGTAAACTAAGTACGTAGACCTAAGACACATCAAAAAGTTTCTAGGCCCAAGAATAAAACATAGGCACTCGACTTATTCTTAATCTGGACGCAACCTAATGGGGTAGCACCCATCTAGCCACCATGCAGACCAAATGACTGTGGCTTAACCATGTCTTTTTTCAACGTTAAACCCAAGGCCATATTCTCATCTTATTGGACCTCAAGGAGAAGGGATTGCATGCAACCAATTAcaatacaaaaaatatatatatatatatatccaaacCAATAGACCTAAACCCCATCACCATATCAACTTGGAACGACAGCCAAACACCAACAACACTTGAAATATATCTCACAGCTAGCCTTTAGATCAAGGTATTTCCGCAGTCTGAAGCATCACCGCGAAAGGAGAGATAGTGTGAGCTTAGGCATCCCAATCGCACCACCTTTTAGAGGCTGTGCTCTGCAAGCCACCACCCTAACAACTCATCATTGGTCCTAAACTAAATGAATCGTTGATCTGGAAAGAAGATTCTTctgcatgcaaaagaaagccaCATCCAAGCACAACAACAACATAAAAGGCAGATGCAAGACAAACCCTCACAGATCTACCAACTTgccgaaagaaaaaaaaaaaaaaaaaaaaaaaaggccacCTAGAGGTGGCGAGAGAATCCACTCTCCTAGTAGTGTGGAAGGAATTCGGGCAGACAGAAGCGAACTCTGCAAGAGGTGAAGGGAGACTAGAGCTCCCAAGAAGAAGATAAAACAAGAGAGATTCTCTCTCTAGATGCAAGCATacaaacaaaataattaaaaaaaaaaaaaaaaccacgtAATGTACGCCCACTGATCTCAATGATCAAGTAtgtatttgtttatttaaaatattttccttgAGCAATTAATATTTCATGGGAGTTTCTACCATCTCCAcccaaaagaaataataaaaaaagttacAGTGTACGTAGAAATATAATTATGAACCTGTTGATGAGTCTGtaattacatttttaaatagaaaatgcaCAAAAAGAAGATTAAGTGGAAAAgaataaaatgagagaaaatgtcTTCATATTGCTTCacaatgtttatgtgttagcgCTCACATCTGTAGTTGATCCAATCCCTACCTGCAACCATGGAGATGAGCTTCCATTCATGTTCATATCTTTTAATTCGCTAAGCTTTGCTAACTTCACCTTACTGTCTGCTTCATCATCCACATTCTGCATTGGACCATTACGATTAGTGTTGTTGTTGGTGGTGGTGGTATTATTCTTGTTGTTATCATCCTCGTTTTGATGGTGATGGTGACGGCGGTGGTGATTCTCatctttttcttttgctttaACCCCAGCCCAAGTTTGTAAATAAATCTCTGTAGAAACTTCAAAGCTAGGTGGGTTTGCCGGGGTTTCCCGCCGGGCTGATCCATTTTTCTCATCAGCCGGAGCAGGAAGATTCAGATCAAGCGTGAGATCAAGCGTCTCAGGATTGTTGATAAACTTGGGTCTTTGTTTAATTTGCTCAATGTGACCTTGAAACTGATGAAACTTAGCCAAAGAAGAGGCATCTGGTGAATTTGAAGTGATCCAATGGCACCTTTTATGTCCACCTAAGGCTTGTCCTGACGAAAATACACGATGACATATGGAGCATTCGTGGacttttgattttctttttgaagTAGAAGCTAATGGAGCATTTGAACCATGATCAAACTGAAAAGTTGACCTTGATTTTGTTGGAAAGAATTCTTCATGTGTAATAACATCTTCATCTGCTAGATTATCATCTAGTCCTTGATCAAACCGCGCTGCGAAACACCCTTTAACCTTTTTGTGACTAGCTCTATGTCCACCTAATGCTTGatgggaattgaaaactttcttgcatgctttgcattcAAACATCCCTTTAGAAACTCCCTTGGCCTTTTCCATAGGTGCCCTATAAGCCACCGGAGCTATAAAATTCATCGTATTTCTTCTCTCCTCTTCTTTACTAGCCGAGGCACATGATTCCTCTGGTTCCGCTAATAAAGGGTCAAATGTTGCATTAGATAACATCATGAGGCAATTTGCGAGATCTTCCTCTTCGCTGGAAGGGCAATTTGAGTTATAATTACCCACCTTGGCCCTCAGCGACCTTTTCCTTTTAGACCAACCGCAGCCTCTCCTTGGTGTGCCGTCCTCGCCGTCGGATCCTGGAGAGGACACAAGCGATTCGGCGTCCTCGGAGCTGCACTTGCCATGTTCAAGGAAGGATTTCCACGACAAAAATTCTTTGCCACAGTTTTCACAAACCCGACAACTCTTTAATCGATTGGGGTTGGTTCTTAAAGCATACATTCTCTTGTTGCTAGGAGGcacattttctccaaatttatCTTCCCAATCATCATTTGCAGGGTCTTCATCCATGTGACCATTCTCGTAGCCAATTCCATGAGCTCTCATGTGGCCTCCTAGAGCTCTCCCACAACCGAAACCTTTCTTGCAGATTTTACAGAAGTGCTTGAAGTTAGATTGTTGATCAAGAAGCAGAGCCATacaaggagaaaaagaaaaatgaaaaaagataaCAAGAGAAACTAAGAAAGTAGAGGATTGGAAGTGGGTAAAATTAAGAATGGAAAACAAAAGGGATGGAGTTGATGTTCTTGTAGTGAAAGTTGTTGTAAGGTTGTATGGTAAAAGAGGAGTAGGAGTCCTAGTTTTTAGATGTAGTAATGGTTGTTTTTGCGGACGAGGGAGAGTGTGAAAAATGAGCTAAATGAGTGTGGTGACAAGTGGTGGGAGGGGAAGAGGATTAGAGACATTTTCTAAGACTTTGTGGTGGTGGCGCCGCCAGTGGAAAGAAACCAACGGAGAGGGAGAGTGAGTGAGGAAGTGAAAGGAAAGAGAGAGTGGTTCTAACTTCCGTAGCTATTCATATCCCTTCAATTCCAAGCCAAGAAAACTAACCCATGCTTCTCCTTGTCTGTCGGTTGGTTCAAGCTGCTTTTCCACACAAAATGTATTATTGTTTTTCTTACTTAACTATTATTGTCATTGaccttaattaatttattcattagtTTCCCTCTTTATTTGCTGGTTGTGTTTCCACTTCATCTCAGTCCAACGCACatgttcctttttttttttttttcttctttgaaaTCACACACATGCTTTTAATCTTCGAAAATATCGCTTTTCTATCACATTTTTAGTATTTCCAATACATAATTAATT
The Manihot esculenta cultivar AM560-2 chromosome 1, M.esculenta_v8, whole genome shotgun sequence genome window above contains:
- the LOC110618195 gene encoding zinc finger protein ZAT1 produces the protein MALLLDQQSNFKHFCKICKKGFGCGRALGGHMRAHGIGYENGHMDEDPANDDWEDKFGENVPPSNKRMYALRTNPNRLKSCRVCENCGKEFLSWKSFLEHGKCSSEDAESLVSSPGSDGEDGTPRRGCGWSKRKRSLRAKVGNYNSNCPSSEEEDLANCLMMLSNATFDPLLAEPEESCASASKEEERRNTMNFIAPVAYRAPMEKAKGVSKGMFECKACKKVFNSHQALGGHRASHKKVKGCFAARFDQGLDDNLADEDVITHEEFFPTKSRSTFQFDHGSNAPLASTSKRKSKVHECSICHRVFSSGQALGGHKRCHWITSNSPDASSLAKFHQFQGHIEQIKQRPKFINNPETLDLTLDLNLPAPADEKNGSARRETPANPPSFEVSTEIYLQTWAGVKAKEKDENHHRRHHHHQNEDDNNKNNTTTTNNNTNRNGPMQNVDDEADSKVKLAKLSELKDMNMNGSSSPWLQVGIGSTTDVSANT